In Candidatus Dependentiae bacterium, a single genomic region encodes these proteins:
- a CDS encoding HIT domain-containing protein, which translates to MITVKPCIFCRIIKKELPSKIVLENDDVMVIEDIASKAPVHYLIFPKKHIKDFISLQAGDSGVLAAVVQAVKKCAKKLSGSQSFQLVTNNGQDAGQSVFHLHFHFLSGKKVIGL; encoded by the coding sequence ATGATTACCGTGAAACCTTGTATTTTTTGCCGAATTATTAAAAAAGAGTTGCCATCAAAGATTGTTCTAGAAAATGATGATGTAATGGTGATTGAAGACATTGCATCCAAAGCGCCAGTGCATTATTTAATTTTTCCTAAAAAACACATCAAAGATTTTATATCACTTCAAGCGGGTGATAGCGGTGTTCTTGCTGCTGTTGTCCAGGCAGTGAAAAAGTGTGCTAAAAAACTTTCTGGGTCACAATCATTTCAGTTAGTTACTAATAACGGACAAGATGCTGGGCAAAGCGTATTTCATTTACATTTTCATTTTTTGTCTGGCAAAAAAGTTATTGGTCTTTAA
- a CDS encoding alpha/beta hydrolase, with the protein MSKTILKYFFGIVVFSVLVLVGIAALIVAKLCYRSVVAQDKNQKWQKQSAKLVNKYGAKHISLITDDGVLLSTVLIERENAEHIFILCHGYRENKEKMRRFVKLFDRDTIVLFDFRAHGASGGEFTTFGYHEKYDIKAIVDFLRTYKSTECLPLVGLGRSMGGATLLAAAAGGLKFDALIIDSSFANLHKQVEHVFTHKTGLPKIPFMFFTPHWFEYLSGSSIADINPEEYSRTITCPVLVIHSPHDTFTPVEHGRKIYQNLASSRHIWLVDNAKHAQSGKKYPRIYKKKVEEFLMLYGI; encoded by the coding sequence ATGTCCAAGACAATACTTAAATATTTTTTTGGTATAGTAGTTTTTAGCGTACTTGTATTGGTAGGTATAGCAGCTTTGATTGTTGCAAAATTATGTTATCGGTCAGTTGTTGCTCAAGACAAAAATCAAAAATGGCAGAAGCAATCGGCAAAGCTTGTAAACAAATATGGTGCGAAACATATTTCCTTGATTACTGATGATGGCGTTTTACTTTCAACTGTTTTAATTGAAAGAGAGAATGCAGAACACATATTTATTTTGTGTCATGGCTATCGAGAAAATAAAGAAAAAATGCGGCGCTTTGTAAAACTATTTGACCGCGACACGATTGTTCTTTTTGACTTTCGTGCGCATGGTGCAAGTGGCGGTGAATTTACAACATTTGGTTATCATGAAAAGTATGATATTAAGGCTATAGTAGATTTTTTACGTACATATAAATCAACGGAATGTCTACCATTAGTTGGCCTTGGTCGCTCTATGGGTGGTGCAACACTGCTTGCAGCTGCTGCGGGTGGTCTTAAGTTTGACGCATTGATTATTGATTCTTCTTTTGCAAATCTGCATAAACAAGTTGAGCATGTTTTTACTCATAAAACTGGATTGCCAAAGATTCCCTTCATGTTTTTTACACCACATTGGTTTGAGTATTTAAGTGGAAGTAGTATTGCAGATATTAATCCGGAAGAGTATTCACGCACTATAACATGTCCGGTTTTGGTAATTCATTCACCACATGATACGTTTACGCCCGTTGAACACGGACGTAAAATATACCAAAATCTAGCAAGTTCAAGACATATTTGGCTTGTTGATAATGCGAAACATGCGCAAAGTGGCAAGAAATATCCACGGATATATAAGAAAAAAGTTGAAGAGTTTCTTATGCTATACGGTATTTAA
- a CDS encoding DUF167 domain-containing protein produces the protein MALIFDVKVIPSSGRNKWLLDSAGQLKCYLNNPPENGKANQELVKIIAKQLKISQKEVTIIYGQTSRKKRIKLEHNISYDSLLRIFGIEKQLGLFQS, from the coding sequence ATGGCACTCATTTTTGACGTGAAGGTAATTCCCAGCTCCGGTAGAAACAAATGGTTGCTTGATTCTGCAGGCCAATTAAAATGTTACTTAAACAATCCTCCAGAAAATGGCAAGGCCAATCAAGAGCTTGTAAAAATCATTGCCAAACAGTTAAAAATATCACAGAAAGAAGTAACCATTATTTATGGACAAACGAGTAGAAAAAAAAGAATTAAGCTAGAGCATAATATTAGCTATGACAGCCTATTGCGTATATTTGGTATTGAAAAACAATTAGGTTTGTTCCAATCCTAA
- a CDS encoding DMT family transporter, with the protein MILIILLYALFGASFPMGKVLLHYTTPLFLAGSRMFLAGLVLLAYQYFHTHAEFKFKRKHIFYYAQIIFCGIYMAYILRFWALSELTATKTCFIYNLSPFFASLYSYLFFKEVITSKQWLGLIIGFCGFIPILLNTSSTEQAAGEFFFLSWYEIAVIGSVALHSYSWIVMRKLVKDKSYEPPMVNGITMTAGGLLSLITSVFWDGFAPVSDVMPFLGYLTGVIIISNIICFNLYGHLLRYYTATFVSFAGFMGPLFTAFYGWFFLEESVTWHFYISAAIVFLGLYLFYQDELSSTNKEREEPIP; encoded by the coding sequence ATGATATTAATAATTTTACTTTATGCACTTTTTGGTGCCTCATTCCCGATGGGAAAAGTGCTTTTACATTACACAACCCCACTTTTTTTAGCCGGATCTCGAATGTTTTTGGCTGGGCTTGTTTTACTTGCATATCAATATTTTCATACCCATGCTGAATTTAAATTTAAGCGTAAACATATTTTTTACTATGCACAAATTATATTTTGCGGTATTTATATGGCCTATATTCTTCGCTTCTGGGCATTAAGTGAACTCACTGCAACAAAAACATGCTTTATTTACAATCTTTCACCATTTTTTGCTTCATTATATTCATACTTATTTTTTAAGGAAGTAATAACTAGCAAACAATGGTTAGGTCTCATAATTGGTTTCTGTGGTTTTATACCAATTCTTCTCAACACATCATCCACAGAACAAGCTGCTGGTGAATTTTTCTTTCTATCGTGGTATGAAATTGCTGTCATTGGTTCAGTTGCCCTACACAGCTACAGTTGGATTGTGATGCGAAAACTAGTTAAGGATAAAAGTTACGAACCCCCTATGGTTAACGGTATCACTATGACAGCAGGCGGCCTTCTCAGCTTAATTACATCTGTTTTTTGGGACGGTTTTGCACCGGTGTCTGACGTTATGCCATTTCTTGGCTATCTCACTGGTGTAATTATTATTAGTAATATCATTTGCTTTAATTTATATGGTCACCTACTTCGCTACTACACCGCAACATTTGTTTCTTTTGCTGGATTCATGGGCCCATTGTTCACGGCATTTTACGGTTGGTTTTTCTTAGAAGAATCAGTAACCTGGCATTTTTATATCTCAGCAGCTATTGTATTTCTTGGCCTCTACTTATTCTATCAAGACGAACTTAGCAGTACTAATAAAGAACGAGAAGAACCAATTCCATAA
- a CDS encoding LysE family transporter — MMILLLYKGLTFGFLIAMIVGPIGILCIRNTLARGFWPGLATGLGAATADALFGCIAGFSMTFITQLLFDYQTYLQFFGGLFLCYLGVKAFLSSVNSSNVTSSTESLPVIYASTVLLTLTNPTTILSFISLFAGLGIGTANSDYLSALVFVLGVFLGSTAWWILLCNIVTLLRKKFSITMLRYTNKTSSIFITAFGLYSLVKALLIL; from the coding sequence ATAATGATTCTTTTATTATACAAAGGTCTTACTTTTGGTTTCTTAATTGCAATGATTGTCGGTCCCATAGGTATTTTGTGTATTCGCAATACATTGGCGCGTGGTTTTTGGCCAGGTCTTGCTACCGGTCTTGGCGCTGCGACAGCAGATGCATTATTTGGTTGTATCGCGGGCTTTAGTATGACTTTTATTACTCAACTTTTATTTGATTATCAAACCTATTTACAGTTTTTTGGTGGATTATTTTTGTGTTACTTAGGTGTTAAAGCATTTCTTAGTTCAGTTAATAGCAGTAACGTTACATCATCAACAGAAAGTTTGCCTGTAATTTATGCAAGCACAGTACTACTTACTTTGACAAATCCAACAACTATTTTATCTTTTATTAGCCTGTTTGCTGGACTCGGCATTGGTACAGCAAATTCTGATTATCTGAGTGCTCTCGTTTTTGTTCTCGGTGTTTTTTTAGGCTCGACTGCATGGTGGATCTTATTATGTAATATCGTTACACTTCTACGAAAAAAATTTAGTATCACAATGCTCAGATACACAAACAAGACCTCTAGTATTTTTATCACCGCCTTTGGTTTATATTCTTTAGTAAAAGCACTTTTAATTCTTTAG
- a CDS encoding type II secretion system F family protein — MPYFKWRGVNLAGNIKKGRLFAYSQDHLDSLLFKRDIALLSCSPASCYFTKAITLQTKIQFFKQLSSLVRSGLLVHDALHIICQQMSNIRFQEIALTLAQETQKGKSLHTILENYPNIFDTITITMCNVGQQSGTIADIADSISHYLNTKEQFHKQLRSGAIMPFITLLFFAFVLLVIFIGVIPRFADIFASSNKPLPSITQIMIRVSSFLRSWSALIFACCTMTLFIGIKNIAYKSGKHFFDQIILYMPLLGTITQQKAIVHFSIALSLLLNSGMQLAPAIAVAKKAVANTTLEKYIDIINSDVAAGNTLSDAMARQQEWFGQESIAMISIAQKSGNISAMLRNIAELHEKKINHMLSFITKIFQPLLMIILGLLVTALLFSIYLPIFSLSEVVGFN; from the coding sequence ATGCCGTATTTTAAATGGCGTGGTGTAAATTTAGCTGGCAATATAAAAAAAGGAAGACTATTTGCATACTCGCAAGATCATTTAGATAGCTTGTTATTCAAACGTGATATTGCACTTCTTTCGTGCTCACCAGCTAGTTGTTATTTTACCAAAGCGATTACTCTACAAACAAAAATACAGTTTTTCAAGCAGCTATCTTCACTTGTCCGCTCAGGCCTCTTAGTCCACGATGCATTACACATAATTTGTCAACAAATGAGTAATATTCGTTTTCAAGAAATCGCTCTCACTTTAGCCCAAGAAACACAAAAAGGTAAATCATTACACACGATTTTAGAAAACTATCCCAATATTTTTGACACAATAACAATAACTATGTGCAATGTTGGACAACAATCAGGAACTATTGCTGATATAGCAGACTCAATTTCACATTATTTAAATACAAAAGAACAATTTCATAAACAACTTCGCTCTGGCGCAATAATGCCATTTATTACTCTTTTATTTTTTGCTTTCGTCCTTCTCGTTATTTTCATCGGCGTGATCCCACGCTTTGCTGATATTTTCGCCTCAAGTAACAAACCGTTGCCATCCATAACGCAAATAATGATTCGAGTCAGCAGTTTTTTGCGCAGCTGGTCCGCACTTATTTTTGCTTGTTGCACAATGACCCTTTTTATTGGAATAAAAAATATTGCTTATAAAAGTGGTAAACACTTTTTTGATCAGATTATTTTATATATGCCACTGCTTGGTACGATTACTCAGCAAAAGGCCATTGTACATTTTTCCATCGCACTCTCGTTATTACTCAATAGCGGCATGCAGCTAGCTCCTGCGATTGCTGTCGCAAAAAAAGCAGTCGCCAACACCACGCTTGAAAAATACATTGATATTATCAATTCTGACGTTGCAGCAGGCAACACTTTAAGTGACGCAATGGCGCGTCAACAAGAATGGTTTGGACAAGAAAGTATAGCCATGATTTCCATTGCACAAAAATCTGGTAATATTAGTGCTATGCTACGCAATATAGCCGAATTGCATGAAAAAAAAATTAATCATATGCTATCATTTATTACTAAGATTTTTCAGCCACTTTTAATGATTATTTTAGGACTTTTAGTTACGGCTTTACTATTCTCTATCTACTTACCAATATTTAGTTTATCTGAAGTAGTCGGTTTTAATTGA
- a CDS encoding DNA starvation/stationary phase protection protein encodes MKHRKYIGIASALIFIYNIAIAQSEKIIQLNTGLTDKQCSGSAQILNALLANEYVLYTKTLNYHWNIKGVHFGSLHTFFGDQYEILLKIIDSIAERIKALNQHAIGTLQEFSRLSSLTEQVDQLLSEKEMVQDLLNNHEAIIRQLRIDLQRAADEFNDMGTNNFLTDLLEKHEKMAWMLRAHLQ; translated from the coding sequence ATGAAACATAGAAAATATATAGGTATAGCATCCGCACTAATATTCATATACAACATTGCTATTGCTCAATCAGAAAAAATTATACAACTAAATACTGGTTTAACTGATAAACAATGTAGTGGATCAGCTCAAATACTCAATGCATTATTGGCTAATGAATATGTTTTATACACGAAAACACTCAACTATCATTGGAATATTAAGGGTGTACATTTTGGTAGCTTACACACCTTTTTTGGTGATCAATACGAAATACTACTTAAAATAATCGATTCAATTGCCGAACGCATCAAAGCCCTCAATCAACATGCTATTGGAACGTTACAAGAATTCAGCCGACTTAGTTCACTTACAGAACAAGTTGATCAATTACTCTCTGAAAAAGAAATGGTGCAGGATTTATTAAACAATCATGAAGCAATTATCCGTCAGTTACGTATTGATTTGCAACGTGCTGCTGACGAATTTAATGATATGGGTACCAATAATTTCTTAACAGATTTACTTGAAAAACACGAAAAAATGGCATGGATGTTACGAGCTCATCTGCAATAA
- a CDS encoding sodium-dependent bicarbonate transport family permease, which translates to MFFDPIVYFFIIGIISSVWGASLHLPKAMYDTISLYLLIAIGLKGGYELAHWMSTTVIMQSIAVILLGLACISIALFILKLLTKHPHRDVIVIAAHYGSVSVGTYAVATSIVNSAGILYEPYMPLFVALLEFPAIIVAALLLEYGEQEKHSIFEPLIASLKSKSIFALITSIVIGLLMGQHGANSIAPLFFDLFKGVLAFFLLQMGTIVGKKLPEIKKHLKEIIFTSIILCLAGAILGLFFAKLIGLSQGGCILLMTLAASASYIAVPASLEASYPNDNIPLALTYSLGATLPFNILIGINLYVWLSGFFY; encoded by the coding sequence ATGTTTTTTGATCCTATTGTTTATTTCTTTATTATTGGCATTATCTCTTCCGTCTGGGGCGCAAGCTTACACCTACCAAAGGCAATGTACGACACAATAAGTTTATATCTATTAATAGCAATTGGTTTAAAAGGCGGATATGAGCTAGCTCACTGGATGAGTACAACCGTGATTATGCAATCTATAGCAGTTATTCTTCTTGGACTTGCCTGCATTAGCATTGCACTTTTTATATTAAAACTTCTAACCAAGCATCCTCATCGCGATGTTATTGTTATCGCAGCACATTATGGATCAGTCAGTGTTGGTACCTACGCGGTTGCAACATCAATTGTAAACTCTGCCGGTATTTTGTATGAGCCATATATGCCACTCTTTGTTGCCTTATTAGAGTTTCCTGCAATTATTGTTGCCGCCCTTTTACTTGAATACGGCGAACAAGAAAAACATAGTATTTTTGAGCCACTTATTGCATCACTTAAATCAAAAAGCATTTTTGCACTTATTACTAGTATTGTTATCGGCCTACTCATGGGACAACATGGTGCTAACAGCATTGCTCCGCTCTTCTTTGATTTATTTAAAGGTGTACTTGCTTTCTTTTTACTTCAAATGGGTACAATCGTCGGAAAAAAACTCCCAGAAATAAAAAAACATTTGAAAGAGATTATTTTCACTAGCATCATTCTCTGTCTTGCTGGGGCAATACTTGGACTATTCTTTGCAAAGTTAATTGGCCTCAGTCAAGGCGGCTGTATCTTATTGATGACGTTAGCTGCAAGCGCTTCATATATTGCCGTTCCCGCCTCGCTTGAAGCAAGTTATCCAAATGACAATATTCCACTTGCTCTTACCTACTCTCTGGGCGCAACATTGCCATTCAATATTTTAATTGGAATCAACCTCTATGTCTGGCTATCAGGATTCTTTTACTAG
- a CDS encoding OPT/YSL family transporter, whose amino-acid sequence MLLLSIILSVFSTAVMGYISMAVPIGPWIAPMLVLIASLFFRLLTIKNDTNKKIALVVSSASIGGILATACGFSFPTLFFLDPELFNSWLVQPVYFVTVMAGLAFTAGWFGVWVANVIEERLIVQENYEFPIGQVIYKMIEAQQQARKSLELAIGFVGAMLFSFFQSGLAYLKYTCHIPRFLVLVPRMRFGVLHIPLTQVDFAIFPMLLAIGFIAGHLITVPLFVGAFAKIFVTGPLNIWFFSWISSVEFLLAFCSGMVIAGAVVGFIKTPKMFLKKVKKFLDKKNNQNDINVCNDVGMCSSMLFSGLTKECALELILLLAVCVVFLTYFDFSLLTQLYLLFFTFMCTYQVAVIAGKIGLAQLGRFATFVMVPAMFLFNLDFVQIVFISTFVQIAGGVCADVLFSRKLGVLANLNHRKLQCYQYLGLLVSVLAIGIVFCVLIKHFGLGSAELFAQKAFARRLLIDVKSFNVYVLLLGFMFGWLLKFIRIHPMLVLGGLLMPTAISLGLVLGGVLTLFYKEKEEVVPFWSGVFAGNSVWMLIKAFMG is encoded by the coding sequence ATGTTGTTACTCAGTATTATACTTTCAGTTTTTTCTACAGCGGTTATGGGCTATATCTCGATGGCCGTACCAATTGGACCTTGGATCGCGCCGATGCTTGTACTAATAGCATCACTTTTTTTTAGACTTTTGACGATAAAAAATGATACTAACAAAAAAATAGCACTTGTTGTGTCCTCAGCTTCAATTGGTGGTATTTTGGCGACCGCGTGTGGTTTTTCTTTTCCTACACTGTTCTTTTTAGATCCAGAATTATTTAATTCGTGGTTAGTACAGCCAGTTTATTTTGTAACTGTGATGGCAGGTCTTGCGTTTACTGCAGGTTGGTTTGGGGTATGGGTAGCAAACGTTATTGAAGAGCGTTTAATTGTGCAAGAAAATTATGAATTTCCTATTGGGCAGGTGATTTATAAAATGATTGAAGCGCAACAGCAAGCTCGCAAATCATTAGAGCTTGCAATAGGTTTTGTTGGTGCCATGTTGTTTTCTTTTTTTCAAAGTGGCCTTGCGTATTTAAAGTATACGTGCCATATTCCACGTTTTTTAGTTTTAGTGCCGCGTATGCGATTTGGCGTCTTGCATATTCCATTGACTCAAGTTGATTTTGCGATTTTCCCGATGCTTTTGGCTATAGGGTTTATTGCAGGACATTTAATTACTGTGCCGCTTTTTGTTGGTGCGTTTGCAAAAATATTTGTAACAGGCCCACTAAATATATGGTTTTTTTCATGGATAAGCTCTGTGGAATTTTTGTTAGCATTTTGTAGTGGTATGGTGATCGCTGGGGCAGTTGTTGGTTTTATTAAAACACCAAAGATGTTTTTAAAAAAAGTGAAAAAATTTCTTGATAAGAAAAATAATCAAAATGACATAAATGTGTGCAATGATGTGGGTATGTGTAGTTCAATGTTATTTTCTGGACTAACTAAGGAATGTGCTCTAGAACTAATTTTATTACTTGCGGTATGTGTTGTATTTTTAACCTATTTTGATTTTTCATTGCTTACGCAATTGTATTTATTGTTTTTTACGTTTATGTGCACGTATCAAGTTGCGGTTATTGCGGGTAAAATAGGGCTGGCTCAACTTGGACGATTTGCAACGTTTGTAATGGTGCCAGCAATGTTTTTGTTTAATCTTGATTTTGTACAGATTGTTTTTATTTCAACATTTGTGCAGATTGCTGGCGGTGTGTGTGCTGATGTTTTATTTAGCAGAAAGTTGGGTGTTCTTGCTAATCTTAATCATAGGAAATTACAGTGTTATCAGTATCTAGGGTTGCTTGTGAGTGTACTGGCTATAGGTATTGTTTTTTGTGTTTTAATTAAACATTTTGGTTTAGGTTCTGCAGAGCTATTTGCGCAAAAAGCATTCGCACGGCGACTTTTGATCGATGTTAAGAGTTTTAATGTGTATGTTTTACTGCTTGGTTTTATGTTTGGGTGGTTATTAAAGTTTATTAGAATTCATCCAATGTTGGTTCTTGGTGGTTTGTTAATGCCAACAGCAATTTCTCTTGGTCTTGTGCTTGGTGGTGTTCTTACGCTTTTTTATAAAGAAAAAGAAGAGGTAGTTCCGTTTTGGTCTGGTGTATTTGCAGGAAATTCTGTCTGGATGTTGATTAAAGCATTTATGGGTTAA
- a CDS encoding alpha/beta hydrolase — MKYVTYTLLTIIFLSHSLINTYWETDPFFDTKFLRQSKRVKNTLVDKHNFLEVMFSTEDNVQLSGLLKIHQQALCNIVCCAGFYPGLKESMATFFRIFPQNCNILFFDARGHGQSNGTFWSNIHNYGLNDYQDIVGAIKYIHKIAPIKTIIIGLCSGAFNAVHALLYIQEKASLEKYAIKGLIFDSGFGSISDTIHILSYHTKQHVLPPFFTTCYQNDSKKSVQKKYPYRITYYIFSKIINITTYFIRSYLQKNDKQTNLFDKIGKIKCPIFFIHAYNDRYVSIEHAIRLASTALKGSCWWIEYSTHACNHLKHKYVYQEKVLEFFKTVLDT; from the coding sequence ATGAAATATGTAACATATACACTACTAACAATCATCTTTTTATCTCATTCACTCATCAACACATATTGGGAAACTGATCCATTTTTTGATACAAAATTTTTACGTCAATCAAAACGAGTAAAAAACACACTTGTTGATAAACATAATTTCCTAGAGGTAATGTTTTCTACTGAAGATAACGTGCAACTATCTGGATTATTAAAAATACATCAGCAAGCTCTTTGTAACATAGTTTGCTGCGCAGGATTTTATCCCGGCCTCAAAGAGAGTATGGCTACTTTTTTTAGAATATTCCCCCAAAATTGCAATATCTTGTTTTTTGATGCACGTGGGCATGGACAAAGTAACGGTACATTCTGGTCTAATATACATAATTATGGGCTTAATGACTATCAAGATATTGTTGGAGCCATTAAATACATACACAAAATTGCTCCGATTAAAACAATCATTATTGGATTGTGCTCTGGAGCTTTTAATGCAGTACATGCATTATTATATATACAAGAAAAAGCATCTTTAGAAAAATATGCAATTAAAGGTTTAATTTTTGATAGCGGATTTGGTTCTATTAGTGACACCATTCATATTTTATCATATCACACAAAACAGCACGTATTACCACCATTTTTTACTACTTGCTATCAAAATGATTCAAAAAAATCAGTACAAAAAAAGTATCCATATCGGATAACATACTATATTTTTTCAAAAATTATTAATATTACAACCTATTTTATACGATCATACTTGCAAAAAAACGACAAGCAGACTAATCTATTTGATAAGATTGGAAAAATTAAATGTCCTATCTTTTTTATACATGCGTATAATGATCGTTACGTTTCCATTGAACATGCAATAAGACTTGCAAGTACTGCTTTAAAAGGCAGCTGTTGGTGGATCGAATATTCAACTCACGCATGCAACCATTTAAAACATAAATACGTATATCAAGAAAAAGTGCTTGAATTTTTTAAAACAGTACTTGATACTTAA